The proteins below are encoded in one region of Euzebyales bacterium:
- a CDS encoding AI-2E family transporter: protein MQFRRQDAAVDQGTLPADDVETTARARPDSVPRPLTQRPTIRLGAYAWAVVGIVAVVVLVMLVIGQLSIVTAPLVLALFPAAVLNPLAVRLKTRGLRDALVAALLVVGTLLVISATFTVLVPVVSGQIDDLSAQFNQGIEDLRMFLARGPFGLAPIDLNDLIEQARERIQSADMFSSGAVTSVAGQAGRFLTGLILFVIALFFYLKDGPLLAAWLRRQFPHSLRDDASAIGVQVWTTIGSYFRGQLLVALIDAIGITIGLLILRVPLALPIGVLVLFGGLFPLVGAFVSGSVAVIVSLATQGPVTALIVLGVVLGVQQLEGNLLQPLILGRATQLHPLAVVGSLIAGGALFGILGAFLAVPVVASAWRTIGYLRARVPG from the coding sequence GTGCAGTTCCGACGACAAGACGCCGCAGTCGACCAGGGCACGCTGCCGGCCGACGACGTCGAGACCACGGCCCGGGCACGGCCCGACAGCGTGCCGCGACCCCTGACCCAACGCCCGACGATCCGCCTCGGCGCCTACGCGTGGGCGGTGGTCGGCATCGTGGCCGTGGTAGTGCTCGTCATGCTCGTGATCGGCCAGCTGTCTATCGTGACCGCCCCGCTCGTGCTCGCGCTGTTCCCGGCCGCCGTCCTGAACCCGCTTGCCGTCCGGCTGAAGACCCGCGGCTTGCGCGACGCGCTGGTCGCGGCTCTGTTGGTCGTCGGCACGCTGCTCGTGATCAGCGCCACGTTCACCGTCCTGGTGCCGGTGGTGTCGGGTCAGATCGACGACCTCAGCGCCCAGTTCAACCAGGGCATCGAGGACCTGCGCATGTTCCTCGCGCGTGGGCCGTTCGGGCTCGCGCCGATCGATCTCAACGACCTGATCGAACAGGCGCGCGAGCGGATCCAGTCGGCTGACATGTTCAGCTCGGGTGCCGTCACATCGGTGGCGGGGCAGGCCGGGCGGTTCCTCACCGGTCTGATCCTCTTCGTCATCGCACTGTTCTTCTACCTCAAGGACGGCCCGCTGCTCGCGGCCTGGCTGCGACGCCAGTTCCCGCACTCGTTGCGCGACGACGCCTCAGCGATCGGCGTCCAGGTGTGGACGACCATCGGGTCCTACTTCCGCGGTCAGCTGCTGGTGGCGTTGATCGACGCCATCGGCATCACGATCGGGCTGTTGATCCTGCGTGTGCCGCTCGCGCTGCCGATCGGCGTCCTCGTGCTGTTCGGCGGACTGTTCCCGCTCGTCGGTGCGTTCGTCAGCGGCTCGGTCGCCGTCATCGTCTCGTTGGCGACGCAGGGGCCTGTTACGGCGCTGATCGTGCTCGGCGTCGTCCTGGGTGTGCAACAGCTCGAAGGCAACCTGCTGCAACCCCTGATCCTGGGCCGCGCGACCCAGCTCCATCCGCTCGCCGTGGTGGGCTCGCTGATCGCGGGCGGTGCCCTGTTCGGCATCCTCGGCGCGTTCCTGGCAGTGCCGGTCGTCGCCAGCGCCTGGCGGACGATCGGCTATCTGCGCGCCCGCGTGCCGGGCTGA
- a CDS encoding multifunctional oxoglutarate decarboxylase/oxoglutarate dehydrogenase thiamine pyrophosphate-binding subunit/dihydrolipoyllysine-residue succinyltransferase subunit: MADRQQFGANLWLVDEMYQQYLARPESVSATWQEFFSDYRPAWDTTTGRRTADTARSTNGDRAAPDGRPETDDAQADRARPHATTDGDESHEDGVPEDASPLRGVAATIADNMGESLSVPTATSIRVVPAKLLEVNRKIINNQLRRTRGGKVSFTHLIGWAMVQALQHMPVMASSYHEDADGTGYVRRPDAINLGLAMDVERKDGSRTLLVPNVKDVGTLDFGGFFRGYEEVVRKVRRNELSMDLFADTTATLTNPGTVGTVGSVPRLMRGQSMILGVGAIGYPSEYKATDPRTLAELGVGKVITITSTYDHRVIQGAESGLFLSYIEQLLLGEHKFYDGIFTSLKIPYEPARWRTDDNPRVADRGYDNLAAKQIAVQQLINMYRVRGHLIANLNPLMHTFQRLHPELDILTYGLTIWDLDREFLTGLHTGEPLMGLGDLLGLLRDAYCRTTGIEYMHIQEPDQKTWIQERVEGVSTELDVAEQRHILSRLNAAEAFEKFLQTKFLGQKRFSLEGAESVIPMLDALLSAAADAGIGDAVMGMAHRGRLNVLANILGKSYEKIFTEFEGHIDPDSVQGSGDVKYHMGTRGRHRSPNGSEIDVFLSGNPSHLEAVDPVVVGMVRANLDQLERRDDRYPVLPVLIHGDAAFAGQGVVSETMSMSQLRGYRVGGTVHIIVNNQLGFTTAPHQSRSSQYATDVAKTVQAPIFHVNGDDPEACVRVIRLALDFRQAYGKDVVVDMVCYRRHGHNEGDEPGYTQPIMYAAIENRRSVRKLYTEELVTRGDLTLDEAEEALVDFRAQLDTALEETRESAPPLREVSLEAEVDGVLPHIDTGVSRERLEQIVGAITSWPDGFTVHPKLGRQLEKRRDRLDRDAVDWAMAEALAFGSLLLEGTPVRMAGQDSRRGTFSQRHAVLIDHETGAEHVPLANLSDDQAMFKIYDSPLNEFAALGFEYGYSAARKDALVVWEAQFGDFVNGAQVIIDQFVTAAQDKWGQASGLVMLLPHGYEGQGPEHSSARIERFLLSAAEDNIQVTQPSTAAQFFHLLRRQMHRDVRRPLIVFTPKGMLRAKPATSPTKDFLEGSFQEVLDDADAPENVRRVVLCSGKLAHQLRAKRASMQAPAAVVRVEQLYPWPGEQLGEVLARYEDATEVLWVQDEPENMGPWPFVHARLHRLLGSERTLRHRSRAESASPAAGSSQIHKQEEELLLDAAFAELD; encoded by the coding sequence ATGGCGGACAGGCAGCAGTTCGGAGCCAACCTCTGGCTCGTCGACGAGATGTACCAGCAGTACCTGGCGCGACCCGAGTCGGTGAGCGCGACGTGGCAGGAGTTCTTCAGCGACTACCGCCCCGCCTGGGACACCACGACCGGACGGCGGACGGCCGACACGGCGCGATCGACCAACGGTGACAGGGCTGCACCGGACGGACGGCCGGAGACCGACGACGCGCAGGCCGACCGCGCCCGTCCGCACGCGACGACGGACGGCGACGAATCCCACGAGGACGGGGTCCCTGAGGACGCCAGCCCGCTGCGTGGCGTCGCCGCCACGATCGCCGACAACATGGGCGAGAGCCTGTCGGTGCCGACCGCGACCTCGATCCGGGTCGTGCCCGCCAAGCTGCTCGAGGTCAACCGCAAGATCATCAACAACCAGCTGCGCCGCACACGGGGTGGCAAGGTCAGCTTCACCCACCTGATCGGCTGGGCGATGGTCCAGGCGTTGCAGCACATGCCGGTCATGGCCTCCAGCTACCACGAGGACGCCGACGGCACGGGCTATGTGCGGCGCCCCGACGCGATCAACCTGGGCCTGGCGATGGACGTCGAGCGCAAGGACGGCTCGCGGACCCTGCTCGTGCCCAACGTCAAGGACGTGGGCACGCTCGACTTCGGCGGGTTCTTCCGCGGCTACGAGGAAGTCGTGCGCAAGGTCCGCCGCAACGAGCTGTCGATGGACCTGTTCGCCGACACGACGGCCACCCTGACCAACCCAGGGACGGTCGGCACGGTCGGCAGCGTCCCCCGGCTGATGCGCGGCCAGAGCATGATCCTGGGCGTGGGCGCCATCGGCTATCCCAGCGAGTACAAGGCCACGGACCCACGGACACTGGCCGAGCTGGGGGTCGGCAAGGTCATCACCATCACCTCGACCTACGACCACCGCGTCATCCAGGGCGCTGAGTCCGGCTTGTTCCTGTCCTACATCGAGCAGCTGCTGCTCGGCGAGCACAAGTTCTACGACGGGATCTTCACGAGCCTGAAGATCCCGTACGAGCCGGCGCGGTGGCGAACCGACGACAACCCGCGTGTGGCCGACCGCGGCTACGACAACCTCGCCGCCAAGCAGATCGCGGTCCAGCAGCTGATCAACATGTACCGGGTGCGCGGGCACCTGATCGCCAACCTCAACCCGCTGATGCACACGTTCCAGCGCCTTCACCCCGAGCTGGACATCCTGACGTACGGCCTGACGATCTGGGACCTGGACCGCGAGTTCCTGACCGGGCTGCACACCGGCGAGCCGCTCATGGGCCTGGGCGACCTGCTGGGGCTACTGCGCGACGCCTACTGCCGCACCACCGGCATCGAGTACATGCACATCCAGGAGCCGGACCAGAAGACCTGGATCCAGGAGCGCGTCGAGGGCGTGAGCACCGAGCTCGACGTGGCCGAACAGCGTCACATCCTGAGCCGTCTCAACGCGGCCGAAGCGTTCGAGAAGTTTCTGCAAACCAAGTTTCTGGGTCAGAAGCGCTTCTCGCTGGAGGGCGCGGAGTCGGTCATCCCGATGCTCGACGCGTTGCTGTCCGCCGCAGCCGACGCGGGCATCGGCGACGCGGTCATGGGCATGGCCCACCGCGGCCGCCTCAACGTGCTCGCCAACATCCTGGGCAAGAGCTACGAGAAGATCTTCACCGAGTTCGAGGGCCACATCGACCCAGACAGCGTGCAGGGCTCGGGCGACGTCAAGTACCACATGGGCACCCGTGGACGCCACAGGTCACCGAACGGCAGCGAGATCGACGTGTTCCTTTCAGGCAACCCGAGCCACCTCGAGGCGGTGGACCCGGTGGTCGTGGGGATGGTGCGGGCCAACCTCGACCAGCTCGAGCGGCGCGACGACCGGTACCCGGTGCTGCCGGTGCTGATCCACGGCGATGCGGCCTTCGCGGGGCAGGGCGTCGTCTCCGAGACGATGTCGATGAGCCAGCTCCGTGGGTACCGCGTCGGCGGCACCGTCCACATCATCGTCAACAACCAGCTGGGCTTCACGACGGCCCCGCACCAGAGCCGTTCAAGCCAGTACGCGACCGACGTCGCCAAGACCGTCCAGGCACCGATCTTCCACGTCAACGGCGACGACCCGGAGGCGTGCGTGCGGGTCATCCGTCTGGCGTTGGACTTCCGGCAGGCGTACGGCAAGGACGTCGTCGTCGACATGGTCTGCTACCGCCGGCACGGCCACAACGAGGGCGACGAGCCCGGCTACACCCAGCCGATCATGTACGCGGCCATCGAGAACCGTCGCAGCGTGCGCAAGCTGTACACCGAGGAGCTGGTGACCAGGGGCGACCTGACGCTCGACGAGGCCGAGGAGGCGCTCGTCGACTTCCGGGCCCAGCTCGACACCGCGCTCGAGGAGACGCGGGAGTCGGCGCCGCCGCTGCGTGAGGTCTCACTGGAGGCCGAGGTCGACGGCGTCCTTCCGCACATCGACACCGGCGTCAGCCGGGAACGGCTCGAACAGATCGTGGGCGCGATCACATCGTGGCCGGACGGCTTCACCGTGCACCCCAAGCTGGGCAGGCAGCTCGAGAAGCGCCGGGACCGGCTGGACCGCGACGCCGTCGACTGGGCGATGGCCGAGGCACTGGCCTTCGGCTCGCTGCTGCTGGAGGGCACGCCGGTCCGCATGGCGGGCCAGGACTCGCGACGTGGAACGTTCAGCCAGCGCCACGCGGTCCTCATCGACCACGAGACCGGTGCCGAGCACGTGCCGCTGGCCAACCTGTCCGACGACCAGGCCATGTTCAAGATCTACGACTCGCCGCTCAACGAGTTCGCCGCCCTCGGCTTCGAGTACGGCTACTCGGCCGCGCGCAAGGACGCGCTGGTCGTCTGGGAGGCGCAGTTCGGCGACTTCGTCAACGGCGCGCAGGTCATCATCGACCAGTTCGTCACCGCCGCGCAGGACAAGTGGGGACAGGCCAGCGGCCTCGTCATGCTGCTTCCCCATGGGTACGAGGGTCAGGGGCCCGAGCACTCCTCTGCGCGGATCGAGCGGTTCCTGCTGAGCGCGGCCGAGGACAACATCCAGGTCACCCAGCCCAGCACCGCCGCGCAGTTCTTCCACCTGCTGCGCCGGCAGATGCACAGAGACGTCCGCCGCCCGCTGATCGTCTTCACGCCCAAGGGCATGCTGCGGGCCAAGCCCGCCACCAGTCCCACCAAGGACTTCCTCGAGGGCAGCTTCCAGGAGGTCCTCGACGACGCCGACGCGCCCGAGAACGTCCGCCGCGTGGTGCTCTGCTCGGGCAAGCTCGCCCACCAGCTGCGTGCCAAACGCGCCTCGATGCAGGCACCGGCCGCCGTTGTGCGCGTCGAGCAGCTGTACCCCTGGCCGGGCGAGCAGCTCGGCGAGGTGCTGGCGCGCTACGAGGACGCCACCGAGGTCCTGTGGGTCCAGGACGAGCCCGAGAACATGGGGCCGTGGCCGTTCGTCCACGCGCGCCTGCACCGCCTGCTCGGCAGCGAGCGCACGTTGCGCCACCGCAGCCGCGCCGAGAGCGCGAGCCCCGCGGCCGGCAGCTCACAGATCCACAAGCAGGAGGAGGAGCTGCTGCTCGACGCCGCGTTCGCCGAGCTCGACTAG
- a CDS encoding antibiotic biosynthesis monooxygenase has translation MAFVAINVLTVPAERREVLEQRFARRAGEVDRTPGFQAFELLRPVEGEDRYLVYTRWDSQEAFTAWTESQAFGRGHAQQRADGPAASGGELWTFEVAERSERPADQR, from the coding sequence ATGGCATTCGTCGCGATCAACGTACTGACCGTCCCCGCCGAGCGGCGCGAGGTGCTCGAGCAGCGCTTCGCACGCAGGGCCGGCGAGGTCGACCGCACGCCGGGCTTCCAGGCGTTCGAGCTGCTCCGGCCGGTCGAGGGCGAGGACCGGTACCTCGTCTACACGCGGTGGGACTCGCAGGAGGCCTTCACGGCGTGGACCGAGTCGCAGGCGTTCGGCAGGGGGCACGCACAGCAGCGTGCCGACGGGCCGGCCGCCTCCGGTGGCGAGCTGTGGACGTTCGAGGTCGCCGAGCGCAGCGAGCGCCCGGCAGACCAGAGGTGA
- a CDS encoding M18 family aminopeptidase: MDLAQDLLRFVAAGPSPYHAVAEMARRLEAAGFQQLREEDLWSLAAGDRRYVVRDGGSIIAVRVGRQPCADAGLRLVGTHTDSPTLKVRPTEDVRRHGYAQVGVEPYGGLLAHTWLDRDLTLAGRLAVLDGGALTTRLVHLERPVLRIPSLAIHLFRELRETGLKLDPQRDLVPVLGASDAPAVRSIVAEAAGVDAAMVVGHDLVTADTQPPALGGIDGTAIHAPRLDNLASCHAALHALCIAEDADATQVVVANDHEEVGSGTAEGARGSFLEDTVTRIVTLVDGDDPQARARALARSLLVSADMAHAVHPNHADRHEAQHRPRLGGGPVLKLNANQSYASDAGSIGWLTARARDVRVTLQHFVVRADLPCGSTIGPLTATRLGIQTVDVGNPTLSMHSCREQASAMDVAPLVGLLGAHLAAPAG; encoded by the coding sequence ATGGACCTCGCCCAGGATCTGCTGCGCTTCGTCGCGGCGGGCCCCTCGCCGTACCACGCCGTCGCCGAGATGGCCCGCCGCCTCGAGGCGGCCGGGTTCCAGCAGCTCCGCGAGGAGGACCTGTGGTCGCTGGCAGCCGGCGACCGCCGCTATGTCGTCCGTGACGGCGGCAGCATCATCGCCGTGCGCGTGGGCCGGCAGCCCTGCGCGGACGCCGGGCTGCGCCTGGTCGGCACCCACACCGACAGCCCGACGCTGAAGGTCCGGCCCACCGAGGACGTCCGGCGGCACGGTTACGCCCAGGTCGGTGTCGAGCCGTACGGCGGGCTGCTGGCCCACACCTGGCTCGACCGGGACCTCACCCTCGCGGGGCGCCTCGCCGTGCTCGACGGCGGCGCCCTCACCACCCGGTTGGTCCACCTCGAGCGGCCCGTGCTGCGAATCCCCTCCCTGGCGATCCACCTGTTCCGCGAACTGCGCGAGACGGGCCTCAAGCTCGACCCACAGCGTGACCTGGTGCCCGTGCTGGGCGCGTCCGACGCGCCGGCAGTGCGCAGTATCGTGGCCGAGGCGGCTGGCGTCGACGCCGCCATGGTGGTCGGCCACGATCTGGTGACGGCCGACACCCAGCCGCCCGCGCTCGGTGGCATCGACGGCACGGCGATCCACGCCCCGCGGCTGGACAACCTCGCGTCGTGCCACGCGGCGCTGCACGCCCTGTGCATCGCCGAGGACGCCGACGCCACCCAGGTCGTGGTCGCCAACGACCACGAGGAGGTCGGCAGCGGCACCGCCGAGGGCGCGCGGGGGTCCTTCCTCGAGGACACGGTCACCCGGATCGTGACGCTCGTCGACGGCGACGACCCGCAGGCGCGTGCGAGAGCGCTGGCGCGGTCGCTGCTGGTGTCGGCGGACATGGCGCACGCCGTGCACCCGAACCACGCGGACCGGCACGAGGCGCAGCACCGGCCCCGCCTTGGCGGTGGCCCGGTGCTCAAGCTCAACGCCAACCAGTCCTACGCCTCCGACGCGGGATCGATCGGCTGGCTGACCGCACGGGCCCGTGACGTCCGCGTGACCCTCCAGCACTTCGTCGTCCGCGCGGACCTGCCGTGCGGCTCGACGATCGGCCCGCTGACAGCGACACGGCTGGGGATCCAGACGGTCGACGTCGGCAACCCGACGCTGTCGATGCACTCCTGCCGCGAGCAGGCGAGCGCCATGGATGTCGCGCCGCTCGTGGGGTTGCTCGGCGCCCACCTGGCAGCGCCGGCCGGCTGA
- a CDS encoding biotin transporter BioY: MTSASLPLGHRRVLADLMPGDLVRDVALVVAVAALTALAAQVRIPIEPLSPVPITGSTFAVLLGAAGLGPLRGSLAQALYVAVGIAGLPVFTGWESGWAYFTGATGGYLVGFIAASAVVGALARRGLDRRVPGAAVAFAVGSLVIYLFGVPWLMHVTGMPLREALIAGAGVFVVGDLIKAAAAAALLPAAWRFARDDG; encoded by the coding sequence ATGACATCCGCCTCACTGCCGCTGGGCCACCGCAGGGTGCTCGCCGACCTCATGCCGGGTGACCTGGTGCGGGACGTCGCACTGGTCGTCGCGGTCGCTGCGCTCACCGCGCTCGCCGCACAGGTACGCATCCCGATCGAGCCGCTCTCCCCGGTGCCGATCACCGGCTCGACGTTCGCCGTCCTGCTCGGTGCCGCAGGGCTGGGACCGCTGCGCGGCAGCCTCGCGCAGGCGCTGTACGTCGCCGTCGGCATCGCGGGCCTGCCCGTGTTCACCGGCTGGGAGTCGGGCTGGGCCTACTTCACCGGCGCGACGGGCGGGTACCTGGTCGGCTTCATCGCCGCCAGTGCGGTCGTCGGGGCACTCGCGCGCCGCGGCCTGGACCGCAGGGTGCCAGGTGCGGCCGTGGCGTTCGCGGTCGGGTCGCTCGTGATCTACCTGTTCGGGGTGCCGTGGCTGATGCATGTCACCGGCATGCCGCTGCGCGAGGCGCTCATCGCCGGCGCCGGTGTGTTCGTCGTGGGCGATCTGATCAAGGCCGCGGCGGCCGCCGCACTGCTGCCCGCCGCATGGCGGTTCGCGCGCGACGACGGGTGA
- a CDS encoding substrate-binding and VWA domain-containing protein, whose product MWPKAGLAVAIVAVGMGIGVALATFVPRNEPAPAAGPSEMAEECGADAETLDVAADEAVVRIVQELADRYTADLHASGRDCIRIEVRPVTASAVVGRLVNGWREDTHGPRPDVWIPQSTLWVELLRAQLDEKSTEMLSEDPTVLARSPTVMAMPLPMAQKLGWPERRLSWDEFFRLADAEDTWDDAGEPGWGQFRLELTDPRYTTTGLQALLALDTATGDGAVEAGTPLSLFRVQRALANIDTSSVETLERYAQADAPLRALSATPLEEREVWRFNETGAPSPGASPGPTETSPEAGDRPELVAMYPEGSNDVAMESDYPYVLLDTSWVSSDVLQFADEFKDYLLSDAGVQMFTDAGFRTRENQPGKVLRNEECMQAMDQVGAEPPGELPKVGAFRKLRSSWLTVPRISRTLFLLDVSGSMQELVPLTGQTRLQATVDAAKESLDIIPNGSEVGLWEFSTELEGGSAGGDYRELAELAPLSRVRDGRSHKDDLTAQLDAIDSEKDTALNDSLLAAYQRLRNNYVAGRRHLIVLLTDGRNDDADSISHERLLSSLARLHRAQEPIQVVSIAYGVQPDLDKLAEVSELVGGRVVSSPELKNLERLFIEALAR is encoded by the coding sequence GTGTGGCCGAAGGCCGGCCTCGCCGTGGCGATCGTCGCCGTGGGCATGGGGATCGGGGTGGCGCTCGCCACGTTCGTGCCACGCAACGAGCCCGCGCCCGCCGCCGGTCCGAGCGAGATGGCCGAGGAGTGTGGTGCGGACGCGGAAACCCTCGACGTGGCGGCCGACGAGGCGGTCGTGCGGATCGTGCAGGAGCTCGCGGACCGCTACACCGCCGACCTGCACGCCTCGGGACGTGACTGCATCCGCATCGAGGTCCGGCCGGTCACGGCCTCTGCGGTCGTCGGACGGCTGGTGAACGGCTGGCGGGAGGACACGCACGGGCCGCGCCCCGATGTGTGGATCCCGCAGTCCACGCTGTGGGTCGAGTTGCTCCGCGCGCAGCTCGACGAGAAGAGCACGGAGATGCTGTCGGAGGACCCGACGGTGCTTGCGCGGTCCCCGACGGTCATGGCGATGCCGCTGCCGATGGCCCAGAAGCTCGGCTGGCCCGAACGCCGCCTGTCATGGGATGAGTTCTTCAGGCTCGCCGACGCCGAGGACACCTGGGACGACGCCGGCGAGCCCGGCTGGGGGCAGTTCCGCCTCGAGCTGACCGACCCGCGGTACACGACCACGGGGTTGCAGGCGCTGCTGGCCCTCGACACGGCAACCGGCGACGGCGCAGTGGAGGCCGGAACGCCGCTGAGCCTGTTCCGGGTGCAGCGGGCGCTGGCCAACATTGACACGAGCTCGGTGGAGACGCTCGAGCGCTACGCGCAGGCCGATGCGCCGCTGCGGGCGCTGTCGGCGACCCCGCTCGAGGAGCGGGAGGTCTGGCGGTTCAACGAGACGGGTGCTCCGTCGCCCGGGGCGTCGCCGGGGCCCACCGAGACGTCGCCCGAGGCCGGCGACCGGCCGGAGCTGGTGGCGATGTATCCCGAGGGCAGCAACGACGTCGCCATGGAGTCCGACTACCCGTACGTGCTGCTGGACACGTCGTGGGTGAGCAGCGACGTCCTGCAGTTCGCCGACGAGTTCAAGGACTATCTGCTGAGCGACGCGGGCGTCCAGATGTTCACCGACGCGGGGTTCCGCACGCGCGAGAACCAGCCCGGGAAGGTCCTCCGCAACGAGGAGTGCATGCAGGCCATGGACCAGGTGGGCGCCGAGCCACCGGGCGAGCTGCCGAAGGTCGGGGCGTTCCGCAAGCTCCGCTCGTCGTGGCTGACGGTCCCACGCATCAGCAGGACGCTGTTCCTCCTCGACGTCTCCGGATCGATGCAGGAGCTCGTGCCGTTGACAGGCCAGACCCGGCTCCAGGCGACCGTCGATGCGGCCAAGGAGAGCCTGGACATCATCCCCAACGGCAGCGAGGTCGGTCTGTGGGAGTTCTCGACCGAGCTGGAGGGCGGCAGCGCCGGTGGTGACTACCGCGAGCTCGCCGAGCTCGCGCCGCTGTCGCGGGTGCGCGACGGGCGATCCCACAAGGACGATCTGACCGCGCAGCTCGACGCCATCGACTCCGAGAAGGACACGGCACTCAACGACTCCCTGCTCGCCGCGTACCAGCGCCTGCGCAACAACTACGTCGCTGGCCGCCGCCACCTCATCGTTCTGCTGACCGACGGACGCAACGATGACGCCGACAGCATCAGCCACGAGCGGCTGCTCTCCAGCCTCGCTCGGCTGCACCGTGCGCAGGAGCCGATCCAGGTCGTGTCGATCGCCTATGGCGTGCAGCCCGACCTCGACAAGCTCGCGGAGGTCAGCGAGCTCGTTGGCGGGCGCGTGGTGTCGTCGCCTGAGCTGAAGAACCTCGAGCGCCTGTTCATCGAGGCACTCGCCCGCTAA
- a CDS encoding acetyl-CoA carboxylase biotin carboxyl carrier protein subunit, translating to MTRDITADIAASVVRVEVAVGDVVTADQALVVLESMKMEIPVLAAAAGRVAVVGVAVGDTVLEGDLLVTIESQRDDQGAV from the coding sequence ATGACCCGAGACATCACGGCCGACATCGCCGCGAGCGTCGTCCGTGTCGAGGTGGCGGTTGGTGACGTGGTCACGGCCGACCAGGCGCTGGTGGTACTGGAATCGATGAAGATGGAGATCCCCGTGCTGGCGGCCGCCGCGGGACGCGTTGCCGTCGTGGGCGTCGCGGTCGGCGACACCGTCCTCGAAGGAGACCTGCTGGTGACGATCGAGTCGCAGCGGGACGATCAAGGAGCTGTGTGA
- a CDS encoding pyridoxamine 5'-phosphate oxidase family protein gives MAASDTLLAQATRCLVAYRVSDGPSMTPMACWSDGGGLWMTTSRRAAKVAALRRDPRCALWIESGDPALPGVAVDGTGRIYDLSDPIGLALHAPTISAALAAMAVTHRAALVGYVSDVPQLPGRWMPQSRVLIRVRVDRARSRLAPQRRTGVGPLLPSELPAGVRRAVTGTRRVTLAMQRGDALTVQPAVWNAGFALDLGVGAVPDEQTPACIVVDAHHEPRPSAKVGVLLRGHVDGGLIFHPRRAVWWEGFESSAGPVQPPTSASGITLPD, from the coding sequence ATGGCTGCCTCCGACACGCTGCTCGCACAGGCGACCCGGTGCCTGGTCGCCTACCGGGTCTCCGACGGCCCGTCGATGACACCGATGGCCTGCTGGTCTGACGGCGGCGGGTTGTGGATGACGACCTCACGCCGGGCGGCCAAGGTCGCCGCGTTGCGTCGCGACCCGCGGTGCGCCCTGTGGATCGAGTCCGGCGACCCGGCCCTGCCTGGCGTCGCGGTCGACGGTACCGGGCGCATCTACGACCTGTCCGATCCGATCGGGCTCGCGCTGCACGCGCCGACGATCTCGGCGGCACTGGCCGCGATGGCGGTCACCCATCGCGCGGCACTCGTCGGCTACGTTTCTGACGTGCCGCAGCTGCCGGGGCGGTGGATGCCGCAGAGCCGCGTGCTCATCCGCGTCCGCGTCGACCGGGCACGCAGCCGGCTGGCTCCCCAGCGTCGCACCGGAGTCGGGCCGCTTCTGCCGTCCGAGCTGCCCGCCGGGGTCCGACGCGCCGTCACCGGTACGCGTCGGGTCACCCTCGCGATGCAGCGTGGTGACGCCCTGACCGTCCAGCCGGCCGTCTGGAACGCCGGCTTCGCCCTCGACCTCGGCGTCGGTGCGGTCCCCGACGAGCAGACGCCAGCGTGCATCGTGGTCGACGCCCACCACGAGCCACGCCCGTCGGCGAAGGTCGGCGTGCTGCTGCGCGGCCACGTCGACGGCGGGCTGATCTTCCACCCGCGGCGCGCCGTGTGGTGGGAGGGCTTCGAGTCGTCCGCGGGGCCCGTCCAGCCCCCCACCAGCGCCAGCGGCATCACCCTGCCTGACTGA
- a CDS encoding aminotransferase class IV, with product MVTQIALVDGVAAPLDQAALPITDAGVARGDGGFETIGVWDGRPFRVADHLQRLDRTLAAIGLPPAPVDPIRGDLAQVLQDQTGDGALRIFVTGSGTRIVALADPPARATLDHLVCQPAPWIRPLGTYGPAAAKTMSYGPNMAASRAAQRAGGDDALLISLEGLVLEGPTFTVMWMRDGELVAPALDLGLVDSISRRSILEVAVAAGVTCRTGDYTRDDVLAADEVLTCSAVRPVHALTRLDDHDLPRQAPVTTRLAAALDRWRRGTTAAP from the coding sequence ATGGTCACACAGATCGCACTCGTCGACGGTGTGGCCGCGCCGTTGGACCAGGCGGCGCTGCCGATCACCGACGCGGGCGTCGCACGGGGTGACGGCGGGTTCGAGACCATCGGCGTGTGGGATGGCCGGCCATTCCGGGTCGCCGACCATCTGCAGCGGCTCGACCGCACGCTCGCCGCGATCGGGCTGCCCCCCGCACCGGTGGACCCCATCCGCGGCGACCTGGCTCAGGTGCTCCAGGACCAGACGGGCGACGGCGCGCTGCGGATCTTCGTGACAGGCAGCGGCACGCGCATCGTGGCGCTCGCCGACCCGCCCGCCCGTGCGACGCTGGACCACCTGGTGTGCCAGCCGGCTCCGTGGATCCGCCCGCTGGGGACGTACGGGCCGGCGGCGGCCAAGACGATGTCCTATGGCCCCAACATGGCGGCCTCCCGGGCGGCACAACGAGCCGGTGGCGACGACGCGCTGCTGATATCACTCGAGGGCCTGGTGCTGGAGGGCCCGACATTCACCGTCATGTGGATGCGCGACGGTGAGCTGGTCGCGCCCGCGCTCGACCTGGGCCTGGTCGACTCGATCAGCCGACGCAGCATCCTCGAGGTGGCGGTCGCGGCCGGTGTGACCTGCCGCACCGGGGACTACACGCGCGACGATGTGCTGGCCGCCGACGAGGTGCTCACCTGCTCAGCGGTCCGCCCCGTGCACGCGCTGACGCGCCTCGACGACCACGACCTGCCACGACAGGCGCCGGTCACGACGCGCCTCGCGGCCGCACTGGACCGCTGGCGTCGCGGCACCACGGCGGCCCCATGA